A genomic stretch from Anopheles nili chromosome X, idAnoNiliSN_F5_01, whole genome shotgun sequence includes:
- the LOC128729058 gene encoding uncharacterized protein LOC128729058, whose translation MGENTNNADKHRNIELKAKVNGEEDFEHRLAIAKKLTGGTGTLINQKDVFFNVSKGRLKLRYLTDKKSELISYDRPDVAGPKLSVFSIMNVDDPQLLEKMLAETVGVRGRVIKKRWLFLQDQTRIHLDIVESLGHFLEFEVMLRSDQSIEEGQEIVAQMKRTFEISEDDLIHGAYIDQLLK comes from the exons ATGGGTGAAAATACGAATAACGCTGACAAACATCGaaatattgaattaaaagCAAAAGTGAATGGTGAAGAGGACTTTGAGCATCGTTTGGCTATTGCTAAAAAGCTTACCGGTGGAACCGGCACACTAATAAATCAgaaagatgtttttttcaatgtttctAAAGGCCGCCTAAAACTTCGCTATCTAACG GATAAGAAATCTGAACTTATTAGCTACGATCGACCGGATGTTGCTGGACCAAAGCTCTCGGTGTTCTCTATAATGAACGTTGACGATCCACAGCTGCTGGAGAAAATGTTGGCAGAGACCGTTGGTGTGCGAGGACGTGTTATCAAAAAGCGATGGCTGTTTTTGCAAGATCAGACGAGAATTCATCTCGACATTGTAGAGTCCTTGGGACACTTTCTTGAATTCGAGGTGATGTTGAGGTCAGATCAATCCATAGAAGAAGGTCAGGAAATAGTAGCCCAAATGAAACGCACCTTTGAAATATCAGAGGATGATTTAATTCACGGAGCTTATATAGATCAGCtgctcaaataa
- the LOC128729255 gene encoding aminoacylase-1A-like gives MCEANSDCSKKYQEWEANEEIQIFREYLRIPTVHPNVNYDECVEFLKRQAASLNLPVRVVEVNPRKPIVIITWEGTDPQEKSIILNSHMDVVPVYEERWTHPPFGAEMDHSGRIYARGAQDMKCVGMQFLGAIRALRKDGVSLKRTIHATFVPDEEIGGKLGMMEWVHKESFRELNAGFSIDEGIAGEGEVYPLFYGERSVWHVYFNMSGTPGHGSLLLKGTAGQKAHYIIDKLMSFRENEVKRLENNPEFTIGDVTTVNITIMKGGVQENVVPPELTVCFDIRLAVDVNHLEFENQLLDWCREAGGGIELEYDQKCPYVKPTKLDSSNIYWVAFKDALDELGLKVKPQIFPGGTDSRYIRGIGIPAIGFSPMNNTPVLLHDHDEFLKADTFLEGIRIYRKIISNVANV, from the exons ATGTGTGAGGCCAATTCGGACTGCAGCAAAAAGTACCAGGAGTGGGAAGCGAACGAGGAGATTCAGATATTTCGCGAGTATCTGCGCATCCCGACAGTGCACCCCAACGTGAATTACG ATGAATGTGTGGAGTTTCTCAAGCGCCAGGCAGCTTCCCTGAACCTGCCTGTGCGAGTAGTTGAGGTTAATCCCCGCAAGccgatcgtcatcatcacgTGGGAGGGTACGGACCCGCAGGAAAAGTCCATCATCCTGAATTCGCACATGGACGTGGTACCCGTGTACGAGGAACGTTGGACTCATCCACCATTCGGTGCCGAGATGGATCACTCTGGTCGCATCTATGCACGAGGTGCGCAGGACATGAAGTGCGTAGGAATGCAGTTTCTTGGCGCCATCCGTGCATTGCGTAAGGATGGTGTGAGCCTGAAGCGAACCATCCACGCGACATTCGTACCGGATGAAGAGATCGGCGGAAAACTCGGCATGATGGAGTGGGTGCATAAGGAATCCTTCCGCGAGCTGAATGCTGGCTTCTCCATCGATGAGGGTATCGCAGGAGAAGGAGAAGTTTATCCGCTATTTTATGGCGAACGCAGTGTTTGGC ATGTGTATTTCAACATGTCCGGCACACCGGGACACGGATCTCTGTTGCTAAAGGGCACTGCTGGCCAAAAGGCtcactacatcatcgataagcTGATGAGCTTCCGCGAGAATGAAGTAAAGCGGTTGGAAAACAATCCTGAATTTACCATTGGTGATGTAACCACGGTGAACATTACGATCATGAAG GGTGGTGTGCAGGAAAACGTTGTACCGCCAGAGCTGACGGTTTGCTTCGACATTCGTCTTGCAGTCGATGTAAATCATCTCGAGTTCGAGAACCAGCTGCTCGATTGGTGCCGTGAAGCCGGTGGTGGTATCGAACTTGAGTACGATCAGAAGTGCCCATACGTAAAGCCTACAAAGCTCGATAGCTCCAACATCTATTGGGTAGCATTTAAGGATGCATTAGACGAGCTGGGACTAAAAGTTAAGCCGCAGATCTTCCCTGGAGGTACTGATAGCCGTTACATCCGTGGCATCGGCATTCCTGCCATCGGATTTTCGCCGATGAACAACACACCGGTGCTGTTGCATGATCACGATGAATTTTTGAAGGCTGATACCTTCTTAGAAGGGATTCGAATCTATCGGAAGATTATTTCGAACGTTGCGAACGTTTAG
- the LOC128728392 gene encoding protein sel-1 homolog 1 — protein MWLDSRCIIFSALACIALSVPWKVQGSDVDKLKAKVVTQEEEQAESSSNDRPENAATNQRKSAEGLIDIPDTAKSPPTEQEHSWEKMDLDTIKLVQITDFSKEKDNKKIPGVLYDILEVQKRMIQNIVDEIEEIDQQARASDGPKPTEESSESHQIYDRAMGILNKTKVDRLLGHRLMVEAASKGHSHAKSHVAWAHLLGNPVPLEVETAKYMFLDLAEEGLPDAQMGLGFMHAAGIGFNVSQAKALLYYTLAAAGDNPWAQMALGYRYWAGVGVPNSCETALDYYRKVATKVASQVTFSGGAAVHRIRLLDEVDNSGPSSGILDNDLIDYYQLLADKGDVQAQVGLGQLHYQGGRGIPLDHQRALQYFSQAANAGNAVAMAFLGKIYLEGSDNIKADNETAFKYFKKAADLGNPVGQSGLGIMYLHGKGVRKDTMKALKYFAKAADQGWVDGQLQLGNMYYSGIGVNRDFKLAIKYFSLASQSGHVLAFYNLGQMHAIGLGMIRSCPAAVELFKNVAERGKWADRLMSGYQDYRSYRFEESFMQYALLSEMGYEVAQSNAGFLLDREEVNLFKNRGEELVRALQYWGRAAAQGYSAAQVKLGDYHYYGMGTLIDYEMAASHYRMASEQQNNAQAMFNLGYMHEQGLGMKKDIHLAKRCYDLAADSSVDAKVPVTLALIKLQLLFKLESLKETPLKIVFNLDENIASNWDLYLITVITILCGAALYFRRPVTPGANNVADGGNQVQTEANNHSATAGFNNVGEANVNHGDNANPDNRVNRNNEHHIDPALNGHAE, from the exons ATGTGGCTAGACAGCAGGTGTATCATATTCTCTGCGTTGGCATGTATTGCTCTAAGCGTGCCTTGGAAAGTACAGGGCTCCGACGTCGACAAGCTGAAGGCGAAGGTTGTAACGCAGGAGGAAGAACAGGCCGAATCGAGCAGCAATGACCGGCCTGAAAATGCCGCTACGAACCAACGGAAATCTGCCGAAGGTTTGATAGACATACCTGATACTGCTAAAAGCCCACCCACGGAACAGGAGCACTCATGGGAAAAGATGGACCTGGACACGATCAAACTGGTTCAAATCACAGATTTTTCAAAGGAGAAAGACAACAAAAAGATCCCGGGAGTGTTGTACGACATTCTAGAGGTGCAAAAGCGAATGATACAGAATATCGTCGATGAAATCGAAGAAATTGATCAACAGGCGAGAGCGTCGGATGGGCCCAAGCCAACCGAGGAATCCAGCGAGAGTCACCAAATATATGACCGCGCTAtgggaattttaaacaaaacgaaggTGGATCGCCTGCTGGGACACAGACTTATGGTCGAAGCGGCGTCGAAGGGCCACTCGCATGCCAAGAGCCATGTAGCATGGGCTCATCTGCTCGGGAATCCAGTCCCACTCGAGGTGGAAACTGCGAAATATATGTTTCTTGATCTGGCAGAGGAGGGACTGCCCGATGCGCAGATGGGCCTCGGGTTTATGCACGCTGCTGGCATTGGATTCAACGTGAGTCAGGCAAAGGCGCTGCTCTATTACACCCTTGCCGCTGCAGGCGACAATCCTTGGGCACAAATGGCACTTGGCTATCGGTATTGGGCCGGGGTTGGTGTCCCGAACAGCTGCGAAACAGCACTAGATTATTATCGAAAGGTTGCCACCAAGGTAGCATCGCAGGTTACCTTCTCCGGTGGTGCCGCTGTCCATCGGATCCGTTTGCTGGATGAAGTGGACAATTCCGGACCGAGTTCGGGCATTCTTGATAACGATCTGATCGACTACTATCAGCTGTTGGCTGACAAGGGCGATGTGCAGGCTCAAGTAGGTTTAGGCCAACTGCATTACCAGGGTGGTCGGGGTATACCGCTTGATCATCAACGCGCACTGCAGTACTTCAGCCAGGCAGCCAACGCCGGGAACGCCGTGGCGATGGCGTTTCTTGGGAAGATTTATTTGGAAGGGAGTGACAACATCAAGGCGGATAACGAGACGGCATTCAAATATTTCAAGAAGGCCGCAGATCTCGGCAATCCGGTTGGACAGAGTGGGTTGGGAATCATGTATTTACACGGCAAAGGTGTCCGTAAAGACACGATGAAagcgttgaaatatttcgccAAGGCAGCGGACCAAGGTTGGGTCGATGGCCAGTTGCAGCTTGGGAATATGTATTACA GTGGAATAGGAGTGAACCGAGACTTCAAGCTGGCGATTAAATACTTTAGTTTGGCTTCCCAGTCCGGTCACGTGTTGGCGTTTTACAATCTCGGCCAAATGCACGCGATTGGGCTGGGTATGATTCGCTCTTGCCCCGCAGCAGTGGAGCTATTCAAAAACGTCGCCGAACGTGGCAAATGGGCGGACCGTTTGATGTCCGGCTATCAGGACTATCGATCGTATCGCTTTGAGGAATCATTCATGCAATACGCTCTACTATCGGAGATGGGCTACGAGGTCGCCCAAAGTAATGCCGGCTTCCTGCTCGATCGCGAAGAggtgaatttatttaaaaatcgCGGCGAAGAGCTTGTTCGCGCTTTGCAATACTGGGGCCGAGCAGCGGCACAGGGCTATTCGGCAGCGCAAGTAAAACTCGGCGACTACCACTATTATGGAATGGGCACACTGATCGATTACGAAATGGCCGCATCACATTACAG GATGGCATCGGAACAGCAGAACAATGCACAAGCTATGTTTAACCTTGGCTACATGCACGAACAAGGGCTAGGCATGAAGAAAGACATCCACCTTGCGAAGAGATGCTACGATCTAGCGGCGGATTCCAGCGTCGACGCAAAAGTGCCCGTTACGCTGGCACTCATTAAATTGCAGCTTCTATTTAAGCTGGAATCGTTGAAAGAA ACACCATTGAAAATCGTTTTCAACCTGGATGAAAATATTGCCTCAAATTGGGATCTTTACCTTATCACTGTCATTACGATATTATGCGGTGCCGCGTTGTACTTCCGGCGACCTGTTACACCGGGAGCCAATAACGTGGCCGATGGCGGAAATCAGGTCCAAACCGAGGCAAACAACCATTCCGCTACAGCTGGCTTCAACAACGTAGGCGAGGCAAACGTGAACCACGGTGATAATGCCAACCCCGACAACCGAGTGAATCGTAATAACGAGCATCATATAGATCCGGCGTTAAATGGGCATGCAGAGTAG
- the LOC128729206 gene encoding 26S proteasome regulatory subunit 6A-B, which translates to MAGNLEDREIWEDTELTLSEEVLRMHTDELVSRTRLMDNEIKIMKSEVVRINHELQTQNEKIKDNTEKIKVNKTLPYLVSNVIELLDVDPQEEEDDGAVVVLDSQRKGKCAVIKTSTRQTYFLPVIGLVDSEKLKPGDLVGVNKDSYLILETLPAEYDARVKAMEVDERPTEQYSDIGGLDKQIQELIEAVVLPMTHKDKFKNLGIHPPKGVLLYGPPGTGKTLLARACAAQTKSTFLKLAGPQLVQMFIGDGAKLVRDAFALAKEKSPAIIFIDELDAIGTKRFDSEKAGDREVQRTMLELLNQLDGFSSTADIKVIAATNRVDILDPALLRSGRLDRKIEFPHPNEEARARIMQIHSRKMNVSPDVNFEELARSTDDFNGAQCKAVCVEAGMIALRRSAVSVIHEDFMDAIMEVQSKKKANLNYFA; encoded by the coding sequence ATGGCTGGAAATTTGGAGGATCGAGAAATCTGGGAAGACACTGAACTAACGCTCAGTGAAGAAGTGCTACGAATGCACACCGACGAGCTTGTAAGCCGTACTCGTCTCATGGATAATGAGATCAAAATTATGAAGAGTGAGGTGGTGCGTATCAACCACGAACTGCAAacgcaaaacgagaaaattaaGGATAACACCGAGAAAATTAAGGTGAACAAAACGCTACCCTATCTGGTGTCGAACGTGATCGAGTTACTGGACGTCGACCCTCAGGAGGAAGAAGACGATGGAGCGGTTGTGGTACTGGACTCGCAGCGGAAGGGCAAGTGTGCGGTTATCAAGACGTCCACGCGGCAAACCTATTTCCTTCCTGTGATTGGGCTCGTAGATTCAGAAAAGTTAAAGCCGGGCGATCTGGTCGGCGTGAACAAGGACTCCTACTTAATCCTGGAGACCTTGCCTGCCGAGTACGACGCGAGAGTGAAGGCGATGGAAGTGGACGAGCGTCCGACCGAGCAGTACTCCGACATCGGTGGTCTTGACAAGCAAATACAGGAGTTGATCGAAGCAGTCGTCCTGCCAATGACGCACAAAGACAAGTTCAAAAACCTCGGCATTCACCCGCCGAAGGGCGTGCTGCTATACGGCCCACCGGGAACGGGCAAAACGCTGCTGGCTCGTGCCTGCGCTGCTCAGACGAAATCTACGTTCCTCAAGCTGGCTGGTCCCCAACTGGTCCAGATGTTCATCGGAGACGGCGCAAAGCTGGTGCGGGATGCGTTTGccttagcgaaggaaaaatctcCCGCCATCATCTTTATCGATGAGCTGGATGCGATCGGAACAAAGCGCTTCGATTCGGAGAAGGCTGGCGATCGCGAGGTGCAGCGTACGATGTTGGAACTACTCAATCAGCTGGATGGCTTCAGCTCCACGGCCGACATCAAGGTGATTGCGGCGACCAACCGTGTGGACATTCTCGATCCGGCCCTGCTGCGTTCCGGGCGTTTGGACCGTAAGATCGAGTTCCCGCACCCCAACGAAGAAGCGCGCGCCCGCATCATGCAAATTCATTCCCGCAAGATGAACGTCAGTCCGGATGTGAACTTCGAGGAACTTGCCCGTTCGACGGACGATTTCAACGGTGCACAGTGCAAGGCTGTCTGCGTTGAAGCCGGTATGATCGCCCTGCGTCGATCTGCCGTCTCGGTCATTCACGAGGACTTCATGGATGCTATTATGGAGGTACAGTCGAAAAAGAAGGCCAACTTGAATTATTTTGCTTAG
- the LOC128729119 gene encoding DDB1- and CUL4-associated factor 7, which yields MSGTSGKRKEIYKYLAPWPLYSMNWSVRPDKRFRLALGSFVEEYNNKVQIISLDEDTSEFSAKSTFDHPYPTTKIMWIPDSKGVYPDLLATSGDYLRLWRAGEPDTRLECVLNNNKNSDFCAPLTSFDWNEVDLNLVGTSSIDTTCTIWGLETSQPLGRVNLVSGHVKTQLIAHDKEVYDIAFSRAGGGRDMFASVGADGSVRMFDLRHLEHSTIIYEDPAHTPLLRLAWNKQDPNYLATVAMDSCEVIILDVRVPCTPVARLSNHRACVNGIAWAPHSSCHICTAGDDHQALIWDIQQMPRPIEDPILAYTAAEGEVNQIQWGATQPDWIAICYKTACEILRV from the exons ATGTCCGGCACCTCGGGGAAACGCAAGGAAATTTACAAATACCTTGCACCATGGCCGCTTTATTCGATGAATTGGTCGGTGAGACCGGACAAACGCTTCCGGCTTGCCCTTGGGAGTTTCGTCGAGGAATACAACAACAAAGTACAGATCATCAGTCTAGATGAGGACACGAGCGAGTTCAGTGCCAAGAG TACGTTCGACCATCCTTATCCTACGACAAAAATCATGTGGATTCCCGACTCGAAAGGCGTCTATCCGGACCTGCTAGCAACCAGTGGTGACTATTTGCGGTTATGGCGAGCCGGCGAACCTGACACACGTCTCGAGTGTGTactgaacaacaacaaaaacagcgATTTCTGTGCACCACTCACGTCTTTCGACTGGAACGAAGTCGACCTAAACCTAGTGGGGACGTCTTCGATCGACACCACCTGTACGATATGGGGCCTAGAGACGAGTCAGCCACTCGGGAGAGTGAACCTCGTTTCAGGACACGTCAAGACACAGCTCATCGCACACGACAAAGAGGTGTACGATATAGCGTTCTCACGGGCCGGTGGAGGCCGCGACATGTTCGCGTCGGTTGGAGCTGACGGTAGCGTACGAATGTTCGATTTACGCCACTTGGAGCATTCGACCATCATCTACGAAGATCCCGCTCACACACCGTTACTGCGGCTGGCATGGAACAAGCAGGACCCGAACTATCTGGCCACGGTGGCGATGGATAGCTGCGAGGTTATCATTCTGGACGTGAGAGTCCCGTGTACGCCTGTTGCGCGACTTAGCAATCATCGAGCCTGTGTGAATGGGATTGCGTGGGCTCCACATAGCTCGTGTCACATCTGCACGGCGGGAGATGACCACCAGGCGCTGATTTGGGACATACAGCAGATGCCACGGCCCATCGAGGATCCGATCCTGGCCTATACGGCTGCAGAAGGTGAAGTGAACCAGATACAGTGGGGTGCCACCCAACCGGACTGGATTGCAATCTGCTACAAAACCGCATGCGAAATCCTGCGTGTCTAA
- the LOC128728559 gene encoding protein gurken-like: MKSSAVKFCAILLVMLSSVVVHTDCCSSRSMPKSRPRPVSHFRGVMTSTTTTFTVIRPDATSSSNNRELPDAGSTGMDSRSSLAGAGGGVQGTGGLGHGISTNAGGLANQVNDPEQRESAIDSTDGRSPANEGTGSSGRSDKDQMMMRMGKCSQLFEENYCLNGGKCYNFTIANSTMPTCECADGFMGERCESKYLDGTYLSMRKPKVHIETASMYYGAFLAMIVVLAVFYYLHWLNHCR, translated from the exons ATGAAATCAAGTGCAGTAAAATTTTGTGCTATACTACTAGTTATGCTGTCATCAGTTGTGGTTCACACAG ACTGCTGTTCTAGCAGATCGATGCCAAAATCAAGACCCCGACCAGTGTCACACTTCCGTGGTGTGATgacatccaccaccaccacgttcACGGTGATCCGACCGGATGCGACCTCGTCGTCGAACAACAGGGAACTTCCCGACGCAGGTTCGACGGGGATGGACTCGCGCAGCAGTCTGGCCGGAGCAGGAGGCGGTGTCCAGGGCACAGGCGGTCTCGGCCATGGTATCAGCACTAACGCCGGAGGTCTGGCCAACCAGGTGAATGATCCGGAACAGCGCGAAAGCGCAATAGACTCCACCGATGGGCGTTCGCCCGCCAACGAGGGCACCGGCAGTTCAGGACGTAGTGACAAGGATCAGATGATGATGCGTATGGGCAAGTGCTCGCAGCTGTTCGAGGAGAACTACTGTCTCAACGGGGGCAAGTGCTACAACTTCACGATCGCCAACTCCACCATGCCGACATGTGAGTGCGCCGACGGCTTCATGGGTGAACGATGTGAGTCAAAGTACTTGGATGGGACTTACCTGAGCATGCGCAAGCCGAAGGTCCACATCGAGACGGCGAGCATGTATTACGGGGCATTTCTTGCCATGATAGTAGTGCTGGCTGTGTTCTACTATCTGCACTGGCTCAACCACTGCCGCTAG
- the LOC128728391 gene encoding uncharacterized protein LOC128728391, producing MGTNEQQSARLRAYNDKFQEWQERVERAGSFADIEAIGQYLDYGFEAPSDLDQKLYFKQDPDIQSIMMHGMIKSNYLKEMQSEPRLAIMTEHNMELFLSSSGYHRWFNTVSENILAIEKMNLFRDIHNPAKKKQMWNVALMNLESPFHGTREMMLTLIKHLIKDEQFMRRTVLPAVAKWSWLNRNKYHVLVILLGQYKLITIMQDLGINFDLLRPALELTLKYKHLFTGGQALIRMLHRDQEMQEFVYKLVVTVIENEPIQQLHNMSKYWFSSMAPKDYKNIYQMLELDDLDPTCMPIYLMGKKIFFVTHLFRREFQSHAHLNVLLWRLSEFADRPKLLPADSLVLLMETLVHHIMTCKNTDKIDKLHLTTKIMKYVLAVIEEPGYINVCNVSVTLFGKLLNHMANPTTQESDRRAQAMISQFMSYDMYDRYLLPTGAKELNYQPTITALRMFAAFVELFFEFTPSSRYILQPRPKESICWIDELLPASMGTAQLAGTFRTIVYGLEHLLRSDFDDVRTTALKMLYNKSVAYHFEPSLQATLANIFLSCDDEVIISSMNTLVGKHVTQLSAALASHKEDFYGTIIKEENCPNSQLYRVLDRCVETFFGFPEGSKVLYDIDLFETVVKMVPEVLDFALDSLNIAKDTMESQADSLIGSSFEVMDRSLQMLLDRSSSWTTSDASGADSASIAIAKRNILVVLWKTVRSAAVFAERYALWLLDRHVNRQGTVEALSMCLDIFYNIMLNCCHRGAIAVTAISLFRVVRRILLLKEEKLTVAKVVGNEPPEKFQATTAIVLMLEQFYHKCLALQHNERDFRRCRGFLFLVHFIISSEVDGSVSDSFLRFYLEQHVHLQEYIKIVIEGKECDINRNCKIGVLQLHQLNLLVREPLLNEKILPYIDDLLILALTKFRCPEWEIRNAALQLYSTCVTKLGGQRQQYDDADSHWPPVYSSFDEIVNKLPSSMQYILLQKESSDHSSQTSFLLQVLEFLSKLEYRGYCEKKHQTILHEYRVIIWDLLRHEHDAVRKLAAQCFAQLHDFHVEIPDMLENLVIMLFTTAGDMNFRQGFCQALHASVRKCATMERYLYSEAPSYVGNDWMLRIAKKSPIVHFVHKLVEQYYHLDTMYHPVGSYQYRCVLAQFLLYLGFDARGDAVLQLIFNRKAKNMQGLESFLLQMNSLYNYVSHGSKYQAVQGTPKPPSNNPCSTPYDIALDLGLEAEQDEKQYNND from the exons atggGTACCAATGAGCAACAGTCGGCGCGCTTGCGAGCCTACAACGATAAGTTTCAAGAATGGCAGGAGCGAGTAGAGCGTGCTGGCAGCTTCGCAGACATAGAAGCCATTGGTCAG taTTTGGACTACGGATTTGAAGCGCCATCAGATCTGGACCAAAAATTGTACTTTAAGCAGGATCCGGACATACAAAGCATTATGATGCATGGAATGATCAAATCAAATTACCTCAAGGAGATGCAATCTGAGCCACGACTAGCTATAATGACGGAACATAATATGGAGCTCTTTTTGTCTTCCTCCGGATACCATCGCTGGTTCAATACCGTGTCCGAAAACATTTTGGCAATAGAAAAGATGAATCTCTTTCGAGACATTCATAACCCAGCTAAAAAGAAACAGATGTGGAACGTCGCGCTAATGAACTTAGAATCACCGTTCCATGGAACTCGCGAAATGATGCTAACGCTTATAAAGCATCTTATAAAGGATGAGCAATTCATGCGCCGTACCGTATTACCGGCAGTAGCTAAATGGTCATGGCTGAATCGCAACAAGTACCATGTACTGGTCATCTTATTGGGGCAATATAAGCTGATCACAATTATGCAGGATTTAGGCATCAACTTCGATCTGCTGCGTCCAGCCCTTGAGCTAACCCTGAAGTACAAGCATCTGTTCACCGGTGGACAGGCGCTCATTCGGATGTTGCACCGAGATCAGGAAATGCAGGAATTCGTTTACAAGCTGGTAGTAACCGTCATTGAAAATGAACCCATCCAACAGCTGCATAACATGTCGAAATATTGGTTCAGCTCGATGGCACCGAAAGactataaaaatatttatcaaatGCTAGAGCTTGATGATCTTGACCCAACATGTATGCCAATATATctaatggggaaaaaaatatttttcgtgACACACTTGTTTCGACGAGAATTTCAGTCTCACGCACATTTAAACGTTCTGCTCTGGAGGTTGTCCGAATTCGCAGATAGGCCGAAATTGCTGCCTGCTGACTCTCTAGTGCTCTTGATGGAAACGCTTGTGCACCATATAATGACATGCAAGAATACGGATAAAATCGACAAGTTGCATTTGACGacgaaaattatgaaatacGTTCTAGCAGTTATCGAGGAACCTGGTTACATCAACGTTTGCAACGTTAGCGTAACATTGTTTGGTAAACTACTTAATCATATGGCTAATCCAACAACGCAGGAAAGTGACCGACGCGCTCAAGCTATGATATCGCAGTTCATGTCATACGACATGTATGACCGATACCTCCTTCCAACTGGAGCCAAGGAGCTCAACTATCAACCGACTATAACGGCGCTGCGCATGTTCGCTGCCTTCGTTGAGCTGTTCTTTGAATTCACTCCCTCGAGCCGGTACATATTACAGCCGCGTCCTAAAGAGTCGATTTGCTGGATCGATGAGCTGCTGCCGGCTTCGATGGGCACAGCACAGCTAGCGGGCACGTTCCGTACCATTGTGTATGGGCTGGAACATCTGCTTCGCAGCGATTTCGACGATGTTCGCACGACTGCGCTGAAAATGCTGTATAACAAATCTGTCGCATATCATTTCGAACCTTCGCTGCAGGCCACGTTGGCAAACATCTTTTTGAGCTGTGATGATGAGGTCATTATAAGCTCCATGAATACGCTGGTAGGCAAACATGTTACTCAGTTGAGCGCAGCGCTCGCATCACACAAGGAAGATTTTTACGGCACTATTATCAAAGAGGAAAACTGTCCAAACAGTCAGCTGTATAGAGTGCTTGATCGTTGTGTGGAAACCTTTTTCGGATTTCCAGAAGGGTCCAAAGTTTTGTACGATATCGATTTGTTCGAAACAGTAGTGAAGATGGTGCCGGAAGTCTTAGATTTTGCTTTGGATTCCTTGAACATCGCCAAGGATACGATGGAATCACAGGCGGATTCATTGATTGGTTCGAGCTTCGAGGTTATGGATCGCAGTCTGCAAATGTTGCTTGATCGATCCTCATCGTGGACAACTAGCGACGCGAGCGGTGCAGATTCGGCCTCAATTGCGATTGCTAAACGCAACATACTGGTCGTGCTCTGGAAGACAGTACGG TCAGCTGCGGTTTTTGCAGAACGCTACGCCCTCTGGTTGTTGGATCGACATGTCAATCGACAAGGCACGGTCGAAGCACTCTCCATGTGCCTGGACATATTTTATAATATAATGCTGAACTGCTGCCACCGCGGTGCAATCGCAGTCACGGCAATCAGTCTGTTCCGGGTTGTTCGACGTATTTTGCTGctaaaggaagaaaagctaaCGGTGGCAAAGGTCGTCGGCAACGAACCACCGGAAAAGTTCCAAGCTACGACTGCAATAGTGCTGATGTTGGAACAGTTTTATCACAAATGTCTTGCCCTCCAGCACAACGAGCGCGATTTTCGGCGGTGCCGCGGTTTCCTCTTTCTAGTGCATTTCATTATAAGCAGCGAGGTGGATGGCAGTGTATCTGATTCGTTCCTTCGCTTCTATCTGGAGCAGCACGTACATCTTCAAGAGTACATCAAGATCGTTATCGAAGGGAAAGAATGCGACATCAATCGGAACTGCAAAATAGGAGTGCTGCAGCTACACCAGCTAAATCTGCTGGTCCGGGAGCCCTTACTCAACGAAAAGATCCTGCCCTACATCGACGACTTGTTGATCCTGGCGCTGACAAAGTTCCGTTGTCCCGAATGGGAAATCCGCAACGCAGCCCTCCAGCTGTATTCGACATGCGTGACGAAACTGGGCGGCCAACGGCAGCAGTACGACGATGCGGATTCACATTGGCCACCCGTGTACTCATCGTTTGACGAGATAGTCAACAAGCTGCCCTCCAGCATGCAGTACATTCTGCTCCAG AAAGAATCGTCAGATCATTCCTCACAAACCTCGTTTCTGCTGCAGGTGCTCGAGTTTCTGTCTAAACTCGAGTATCGCGGGTACTGTgagaaaaaacatcaaacgatccTTCATGAATACCGGGTCATCATTTGGGACCTGTTGCGACACGAGCATGATGCGGTACGCAAGCTTGCGGCGCAGTGCTTTGCTCAGCTGCATGATTTCCACGTGGAAATACCGGACATGTTGGAAAATTTGGTGATCATGCTTTTTACTACTGCGGGGGATATGAACTTCCGTCAGGGATTCTGCCAGGCGTTGCATGCTTCCGTGCGTAAGTGTGCCACAATGGAACGCTATCTCTACAGTGAGGCTCCGTCCTACGTTGGCAATGATTGGATGTTGCGTATCGCGAAGAAATCACCAATTGTGCATTTCGTCCACAAACTGGTCGAACAATACTATCACCTGGACACAATGTACCATCCAGTAGGCTCGTACCAATACCGCTGTGTGCTGGCGCAGTTCTTGCTTTATCTCGGCTTCGACGCCAGAGGTGATGCTGTGCTGCAGCTGATCTTCAACCGAAAGGCAAAAAACATGCAAGGACTGGAGAGCTTTCTTCTACAAATGAACTCCTTATACAACTACGTATCGCACGGGAGCAAATATCAAGCCGTTCAGGGCACGCCGAAACCACCTTCGAATAATCCGTGCTCGACGCCGTACGATATAGCGCTGGACTTGGGTCTTGAAGCAGAGCAAGACGAGAAGCAATATAACAATGATTAA